TGCCAACACTAATGCTATGAAGAAGTTTAAGGAATCATTCAGCTTAGTAGGAAATGATGCAATGGTGTTAGGTGGTAAGTTCCTGCATTTACGTTGTTGTGCtcacattattaatttaattgcGAAAGATGGTTTACATGACCTTAAGGATAATGTGGAGGCTATTCGGAATGGTGTTCAATATGTTAGAGCTTCTAGTAAAAGGCTTGAAGCGTTTGAGCAGAAAGTTGAGTCAGGAAAGATGACAAGAGGGAGTTTATCATTGGACTGCAAAACAAGATGGAACTCCACTTATCTGATGTTAACAAGAGCATTGAAGTTCAGATTGGCTTTTGATAGAATGGAGGCTGAAGATAAGCTGTATAATGATTATTTCTGTGAAACCGTTGAAGGGAAAAAGAGGATTGGGCCGCCAAGTAAAGATAATTGGGATGAAATTGAAAGGTTAGTAAGGTTTTTAGTCATCTTCTATAACTCTACCTTGGTAGTTTCAGCATCATCGACTGTTAGCTCCTACAAGTGTTACAATGAAATTGTAACAATAGAGAGGAATCTATTGGCATTGAGCACTAATTCTGATCTGAAGCTTAGCTTAAAGGCAGAGGCTATGAGAGATAAGTTCAATAAGTACTGGGATGGATCAAAGAAGCTAAATAAGATGCTGATCATAGTTAGTGTCTTTGATCTGAGGAACAAAATGAAGTTTGCGAGTCTTTGTTTTGATATACTCTATGGTAAAGACAATGCAAAATCTAAGGAGCTTACTAAAGCAGTTAAGGAGGTTCTAGAAAATCTGTTTGACGAGTATAatgcatcatcttcatctcaGTCGCAAACTGCATCATCATCTCAGAGTGGACAGGAGTCTCAAGGTGATCTGTATCAGAAAATGGATTTTGAAAGTGATATCGAATATCAAAGGGTGGACACTATGTACAACAAGTTGGTTAATGAGAATTGTTTTCAAGATGCAAGTTCAGAGTTGGAGTTATATCTGAAGGAGAAAGTGGAAACTCCAAAGGCTAACCAGCTTGGGATAAAGTTTGATGTCTTGGGATGGTGGAGGATCAACAGTCCTAAGTATCCTATTCTAGCCTCAATAGCAAAGGATGTACTTGCTATGCAAGTGTCTTCTGTTGCATCTAAATCAGCTTTTAGCAATAGTAATAGGATTTTAGACCCATTTAGGAGTTGCTTGACNNNNNNNNNNNNNNNNNNNNNNNNNNNNNNNNNNNNNNNNNNNNNNNNNNNNNNNNNNNNNNNNNNNNNNNNNNNNNNNNNNNNNNNNNNNNNNNNNNNNNNNNNNNNNNNNNNNNNNNNNNNNNNNNNNNNNNNNNNNNNNNNNNNNNNNNNNNNNNNNNNNNNNNNNNNNNNNNNNNNNNNNNNNNNNNNNNNNNNNNNNNNNNNNNNNNNNNNNNNNNNNNNNNNNNNNNNNNNNNNNNNNNNNNNNNNNNNNNNNNNNNNNNNNNNNNNNNNNNNNNNNNNNNNNNNNNNNNNNNNNNNNNNNNNNNNNNNNNNNNNNNNNNNNNNNNNNNNNNNNNNNNNNNNNNNNNNNNNNNNNNNNNNNNNNNNNNNNNNNNNNNNNNNNNNNNNNNNNNNNNNNNNNNNNNNNNNNNNNNNNNNNNNNNNNNNNNNNNNNNNNNNNNNNNNNNNNNNNNNNNNNNNNNNNNNNNNNNNNNNNNNNNNNNNNNNNNNNNNNNNNNNNNNNNNNNNNNNNNNNNNNNNNNNNNNNNNNNNNNNNNNNNNNNNNNNNNNNNNNNNNNNNNNNNNNNNNNNNNNNNNNNNNNNNNNNNNNNNNNNNNNNNNNNNNNNNNNNNNNNNNNNNNNNNNNNNNNNNNNNNNNNNNNNNNNNNNNN
The sequence above is drawn from the Camelina sativa cultivar DH55 chromosome 4, Cs, whole genome shotgun sequence genome and encodes:
- the LOC104783506 gene encoding zinc finger BED domain-containing protein RICESLEEPER 2-like; the protein is MKKFKESFSLVGNDAMVLGGKFLHLRCCAHIINLIAKDGLHDLKDNVEAIRNGVQYVRASSKRLEAFEQKVESGKMTRGSLSLDCKTRWNSTYLMLTRALKFRLAFDRMEAEDKLYNDYFCETVEGKKRIGPPSKDNWDEIERLVRFLVIFYNSTLVVSASSTVSSYKCYNEIVTIERNLLALSTNSDLKLSLKAEAMRDKFNKYWDGSKKLNKMLIIVSVFDLRNKMKFASLCFDILYGKDNAKSKELTKAVKEVLENLFDEYNASSSSQSQTASSSQSGQESQGDLYQKMDFESDIEYQRVDTMYNKLVNENCFQDASSELELYLKEKVETPKANQLGIKFDVLGWWRINSPKYPILASIAKDQMLAEIELQDSLEKEFESLCKL